Within the Kluyveromyces lactis strain NRRL Y-1140 chromosome A complete sequence genome, the region ATGCCTTTGGCAATTACTGACAAGGCAttatatgaaaaaattttgaaaatatgTTGGTTGGCAGATCAGGGATCAGACACATCTAACACAACAAATGACAACTTTTCTGCGACTTTTCCGTTCTCACCCCTGTATCCAATGACCTGTACTTTAGTGAAAAAAACATACTCCAGTTTGCACTCCTTCATTTCTATTTTTTACAAACACGATATATCACATTTAAACCTGATAGTGATAAAAGCAATCGACAACATATTCGATAGAGTTGTCAACGATAACATAAAGAGTAAGTTAGATACTACCTccagagaagaaattgcCCAAATTTTGGTAAACTTGGATTATTTTGTGATTGCTGCCAAAGAATtcagtttgattttgacaAGAGAGAATCTAACAAATAATCCTGACGTAGAGATCAGACTATCTTCCATCAAGAAGCtaattgaaacaagaaaagaagcagaaacTAAATTGATCACTTTGATTGATTCCAAGGTAATAGATCTCATGgaatttattgaatttgattGGAATTCAACTGAGGTACGAACCGAGCCTGATATGACAATCGTTGATATTGCGCAGTTTTTAGAAATGATGTTTACATCTACTTTGGCCATCATCCCGtacaatatcaaaatgttATTGATATTCCGTGAATTTGATGTAATAACCAGAAGGTTTTTGGAGAAACTACTAAACGAAACTCCAGACAGAATTTCTCCTCAGAGTGTTCAGAATTTCGAAACTGATATGTTGTACTTAGAGAAGACTATCACCAAAATATTTCCGAACGATGTTTCTAGTGTGCCAACAAGTCCGTCGATACCTGCTACCCCAACGGATGTACCAAGCACTGCCGGAAACAGATCATCAACTCaagttgaaaataatataaAGTCGTTACTGTCGACTTTTACAGATTTGAAGCAGCATATTGGACTCATGAAAATTAATCACTGGGATGAATACAAGGATAACGATATTAGATTGAAAAAGTACTCAAGAGTCAAACCAGAAGTTGCACAATCTCTTCTCTCGAAACTTCAACCACCTTCGTCAGAGCAATCAAATCTAGTATCAGACGAAGGTTCTTCGGCTGAAAGTCGGGCTAATAGTAGATTTGCTAAATTATTCAGTAGAGGTTAACATGTTTGGGCACCATTGGTCACGAAATGATTTATGTCGATACACTTTTCGTCAGAATGAATAAGAAAATAATATAGAACTAAGTAATACACAATAATCAGGCcttcaaaagataaaataCACCCGCATGTGTTGCATGGTTACTCTTAAAGTTTCGTTTTATCTGTCAAACTACATATATGTGTCccatatttttttcaacacaTAATGCCATTGAAATTttatatcaaaagaaaatagatACTCTGGGCATCATATGGAAAGTCATTAAGTTAACCTAATGTGAACAACGTACGGAAGCAACCTGAAGTCAATCACTCACGATGGcaaaaagaagcagaaaagATTCTAAAGGAGGTATCGTTAAGAGATATAAAGTTGTCAAAAGCACTCTAGATCCTAACACTTCAGGAATCTACATAACGTGtgcaagaaacaaagagaagGCCGCTGCCTCTGAAATTCTTTctatttttgaagaaaaggtagAAGAGTACTATTCTGATGAGCTCAATGCCATGAACTCGGCCTCTCCTGATGGCTCAGGATCCATCGAAATCGAAAGTAAAGAACCCGTCACAACAGAGtcgaagaaagagatttcaattgaagaggAACTTCAGCAAGAGTTGGAAGGACTAAAAAACCATAAAACTACCATAGTCGAtaccaaaaaaaacaaaccaATATTGGAGCAGCTCGACCTTCAGACTGAGTGTCTAGTCTTTGTGAAGACCCGAAAACCGATTGTTCCAGAAAAGTTTGTTCATAGAATCATCAGAGATCTAGCCGATCCACATGACTTgaggaaaagaacaagatttGTGCAGAAACTAACACCAATTACCGATTCATGTCATGCCAGTATGGAAGAATTGGCAAAACTTTGTGAACGAGTACTACCACAGCACTTCCACAAAGAGGAGATGGTGCCAGTAAAATTTGCAGTAGAGATCAACAAACGAAACTTTAGTACTATGGATAAAATGGAAATGATTAAATATATTGCTGGATTCGTAGGAAAGCAAGGTTCATTAGAACATAAagttgatttgaagaattatGATAAGCTTGTGCTGTTGCAATGCTTTAAAAACAACATCGGAATGTGTGTTGTAGATAAAGATTATCGGACTGATTACAAGAAATATAACGTTCAGGAATTGTTCGAAATGAAGcataaaaataaagaaactacTCCTACTACTGCAGAGTCTGCCCCGGCTTCTACCCAAAGCAATACTAGCAAATAGACCCTTTTGTATAATGTATTAATTTCGCTACATTCAATTAAATACTTAACGTACGGTATAAATACTCCGTTGGTTGTTGCCAAGCAAGCCAATCACTTGACGTAGTTGGGAACAATCCCATTGAATTCAACTTATGCAAACCTATTCCCATGAGGATTAATTGGTATATCACGTACATAATCATGGCTGCAACTACAGGCGGGGTTACATCATTATCTTTGTTGATtaaatgttgaaattttgacTTAACTCCTAAGATACTTTTGATGGGATTTGAGACCAACATCACAGCAGTCATTATAGGAATAATTTGCAAGCTGTTACCAGACATATATGACATAATTATATTCATGGGAACAGATTTGAGAGGCTCAGAAGATATCTGCCATGCCCGTTCTGCAGTGAGTTTGGCTATACGATTTTGAGCGTCATGATCTATCACCTTAGGGGGCTTCTGTCCTTCGATCTCTAGTTTCTTTATTCCAAACGGATCCGGCAATTTACCACCATTGACACTATTTCGCCTCATCACTTTGtcaactttcaaatctttcgCCCATTGTGGGATATCTTCTGACATAATTCCCTCTTGAAGCTTGTCTATTAGTCCAATTTCACTCTTGAGGAAATCATAAATCTTTACCATTGGTGAATTCTTACGTATTTGAAACTATCAATTCATGATTTCTTATTTTTAATAACATTAATTAATGTCAGTAAAAAATCACTGTTTTGAAAGAGAATAAAGTGattaaacaaaaaacaGCCACGTTCGAAGCAGTTACAGGAGCAGTTCAGTATTATTTAGATTATTGTTAACTCACAATATTAAAATAAAAGTCTGAAGTTACAATGGTTgacatatatatatatatatacatgaaAAGGGTTAAGGAAAATATACAGTGCGACAAATAATTTCAACTAATTGGAATTCTGATGTGAATGAATTTGAGCGTATTTTTAAACTTGCACAAGACAGGAGTAAGCATCATATTAGAATCAAAGCCAATATGACACCAAAAAGCTGTagaaaaaatgatatgGTAATAATTATGGCAGTTTTTTTCCACCAAAGAATACTCTGTAAATCGTTATCGTCAGGCTCGTCAATCACATCGACATTATCAACATTCTCCACGGTATATTCTGCCTCGGCTGGACCTGGAAAAGGTTCTTCCTGGATTGAAGATTGATACTCGTAATTTTTAATTTGTATCTCCTTCTCCATCGGTGTGCTTAgaattgattcaatttGTCTATGCTTTTTAAGGCTTATGCAGAAACTTTACTAAGTCTCAAAAGAAGTAACCTCGAACTGCATACGTCTTTTATATTGAACACAATTATACAATGTCTCAAGgataatttcaaaaccATCATAGTCTCTTGAAGAGCAAAATATCATCCTAGGAGGGGAAGTTGTGGTTAAAGTTATGCTCGTTGGTAATTctgtcattttttttaagaAACGGAATTAAAGACAGACAAACACTGCCTACGTGATTATGGCGCATTTTTGGGCAAATAATAATTTAGGTCCAAAGAGTTTCAAAGGTAACGGTATACTCACATCACATTTAATTCCTTGTTTGCATGTTTATAGGAgcttttcttctgtttaTATGTGCCTCATGACTACATGCAGGTACGACTCTGGAAAGCACaattaatattttcatcaaaattatATCTTCTGTCGCCAGGACAAAGCCGTTAGGAACTAAAAGTAAATCACTAAAAGATGATCATGCTCTCTTACAATGATTCTTTTCCTGGAGAGTGACTGGCCATAGTAATTTATTGTATTCGCGATGGATAACCATAAAGTCCTTATACTGCTTCCCGAATCCTTGGAGATACAGGAGCACATAGCATTCATATCAACTATATTCCAAAAGCAATATGACGAAACAGAATCTATTGCACGAGATGTGCAATGGAAGACTAAGTACTACGAGACCACTTTAGATCTATACATCGATACATACGATGTGCTCCAAGAATGGGTAAATGATTTTGTCTCTGACGAATGTAAGGAACTTAGAGATGTAATATCTGGCATAATTTTTGTCTTCAAAGATGAGGATCATAAACCTCCGGTTGAATGCCTCAAGAACTTAATTGATGAGAGGATAGAGGATTTCACGGcaaaattcttcattggTTGTTACTTTAACGAAAATGTCATCGAGGAAGATGAGCTTTATGAACTTAATAGCGACTTATTGGTTCAAAATTTCGAGATTGTCAACTGGTTTGACAAACCCGACCCATCCATGGATAAAGTGGGCtctgaaagaattaaagaGATAATAGACGTACACCCGTGGTTATCTCATCCAGAGActctaaaaaaaaaccaagGTCAAATAAATATAAGCCCGATTGATTTGGATTCATTTATGACGAAGTTAGAACAAGCAAAGGAAAGATATCAAACGTTTGATGACAGTAAGGAAGCAGAATTATTCATAGAGAAAATTATAGATGAACTCTCTGATATGATAGTATGAATTAAGTAAATTGATGCGATTTAAAAGAAGCTTAATAAATGATTTATGGTTCTATGAATGCTGTTCATTTATATAAAAAGCCTTTGTATAGATGCAAACACAATGGGATAAACACCACCAACACAAACTTATTGAAAAGCACAGTCTTTGGTCCATTGTGATAGTTATCAATCTCAGTATTCAACAATAGTAGGTAAAATTCACTAAGGTATAAGAGTGGAATCATGATAAATGCGTTAAGTCTAGAAGCTAACGATTTTGAGCTTCGTGGTTCAGGTGATGGGCCCTTGAATATTCTATTCCAGTGATAGTACATTTGCGTGAATGAAAGACCAACAATGAAAGAGGAATAACTAGTATTTTTCAAGAGCGGTGAGTgttcaaaatcatcataaAAGTGCAGAATGGCTACAAGATATATTAGATTGATATTCTTAAGATTGTGTCTGTTAAAGATCGACCAGGCCAGGCCTCGCATTTTAATCCACCATAGAATGTTACCGACCGCTGAGTATACCATCAAACAACATAGAAACCTATGAATTCCTCCTGGTAGATACTTTCGCGAGACcaatggaagaagaaccaacCAACGAACTAACAAAGCGCAATATAAGAAGGCGCTTGATATATGGAAAAACTGATATAGCTTAACAACCAGCCTCCTTGGCTGTTGTCTTCTAGTAGCATTCATCGTATAATATATGGAATGAATTCTGATGAAGTAAATACTAGCATTAAATATCAGCTGAGAGAATACCAATTGATAACAAGCCCATAATCAGTATTGTATGAGACGCAGTTTATGAATTTCCCGTTATGAAAATAACTGGATTGTTTATTTATATGAAAGAACGGTTTGAAATTCATGTATTGaacgaaaataaaactCAAGGCCAAGATGTTTAAATGAAAGAGCATTAAACTAATAAAAAGTGCATTATCAAGCTATAAATTGATCGAATAAATTGTTTATAAGGAATCCATCAAGGTCCAGATATACGGAAAATGCTATCTTCATCCAGACCTGTTACTTATGCGCTTTTTCTTTCGCTATTTGCCGCAGTAGCCTATTGTTTCACTAGGGATGAGattgaaattttccaattaCAGCAGGAATTGCACACAAAATACGGGTCAAACATGGACTTCTATCAGTTTCTTAAGCTTCCCAAACTAAAGCAATCTACTTCTGCTGAGATaaccaaaaatttcaaaaaacTAGCGAAGAAATACCATCCTGATAAGAATCCAAAGTACAGGAAGTTGTATGAACGAATTAACTTGATCACCAAGCTATTATCTGATGAAGGTCATCGTAAGACTTACGACTactatttgaaaaatggattTCCTAAATATGACTACAAAAAAGGTGggtttttcttcaataggGTTACACCCTCTGTATGgttcaccttcttctttctgtaTGTTCTTGCTGGTGTAATTCATCTTGTGCTATTGAAACTCCATAACAACGCaaataagaaaagaattgagaACTTCGTGGCTAAGGTCAGAGAACAGGACACAACCAATTCATTGGGTGAATCTAAATTGGTCTTCAAAGAGTCTGAGGACTCGGAAGATAAACAATTACTTGTGAGATTCGGTGAAGTGTTCGTCATTCAGCCTGACGAATCATTGGCGAAAATATCCACGGACGACATCATTGATCCTGGTATCAACGACACTCTATTGGTTAAATTACCTAAATGGATCTGGAATAAAACCTTAGGTAAGTTCATCAATATTGGCACTTCGAAAAGTCAACAACCCAATAAAGGCTCtccaaacaaaaataaaaggaACAGCAAAATAAACTCGAAAGCCCAATGAAATGTGAATAGCCTAGGAACCTATAAAGGGCTTTAATAATTCTTGTTAATCTATACGTCATTATATTCGGCACATAAATAGAAAACTAATTTAATATATTATCTTTATTAAGGGCCAGCTGGCAATATAATTACcccattcttttcattcttctCATCCACCTCTTGACGGCTTTTCTCTATCAATTTCTCTCTTAATTTATCGTGGAGATCCATTTGTGTAGAAAAGCTGGTTGGATCCTGATCATTACCCATAACGATATCACCACCATTTAAATTACCGTCCTCAATATAATCACCTCCTCCtaaaatttttgaatacaTAATTCTTGTATCATTGAGAATATCGTTTGAGTAGAAGTCCCaatcttcatccaataaAACCTCATGTATATCCGGTGAGATTAAATCAACTTTGTACACTTTAGAGAATTTTACGATTTCCTCAGCAATTAATACTAGGTGACCCATGAAACCTAGGGTGGTATTGTGTTTCTCGTAAAATTTATGCGAGTTTCTATAACCTAGCAATACCAAATCCCGAGTTATTTGGAAATCAATCGGAGCATCATCTAAAGTTTTATCTGTAGCAAAACGTTCAGCATTTTTGTTGCTGAAAAGAGCATAGACTAAAAATGAATTGTATGAAAAATCCATCCTTCCATTGAAAATTTGCTGTATTATGTCGAATATAACGTTATGCCAGAAGTTATTCCATGGATATTttatgaaaagttgaataaTGATAGGGAGTAGTTGAGAATTGTAAAGTTCAATCTTGAATAAATCACCAATAGTCGGATTGGACCGAAGTTTTGCATTCTGGTTATCATTAACATAAGGGACTTCGAAGGATTCGTCAATATCGTCATCAAGACTCAGTTCTGTAGGAGAATCAGAATTGTGATTATCAGCAGttaattttgatttgatatTGAGGTCTGTCAATGCGTCTTCTAACTGTTGAACTAGTTCCGTTCTTACCTGATCACGTTCTTTTACTATTCTTTCTGCTTTCTTAGAGTTCATTAATCCCATATTAGAACAATGTAATAATTCTGCAATAAGCTCAACGACTTTGAACCTTTCAAATCCAAGTGGTTTGTAACTTTCTCccatttgattctttattaTAGGGATACTAGCATCATTTTCTATATCGAATAATATCTGCTTCAAATTGACAAGGTTTTCAGAAAATTTTCTCAACATGACTCCCAAATAAACTGGATCTCTCATTGAAGGAGGATGACTTTTGATAGTCGTAGTCAAAAGGTTTACTTGATCGTAATCAgaattgttttttcttatcAGTTCAATAGTAATGGATACTGCAGTCATTAAAGCCGGTCCTCTTTCGTTGATAATACAACCTAGTAAATAATCAATGCATTTTTCAGATGCAATTTCTCTTGTCAAAGCATTGGGTCCGATGGACATTTCATCCAATGGGGCGTTAGCAGATACTGCTATTATTGATTTAATGAAATCTCCTGCACATGCTTGAATGTCTGCTgaatatttttcattgacaAGAAATGCGAATAAATGGTCGATAAGTTTTTGTTCTGAGACTAGTTCAATAATCCCAGTGGGAGCCTCTTGTTTATCAGTAGCAACAATTTTGAGGAAAAAATCCATCAAGAGAGAGATATCAATATGTTTTAACATATCAATGACTAAGTTATCTCTTGTCCTGATAAAGTTTAAATACTGGTCTTGTCTTGTGAGAAGGAGATTTTgatttatcttcaaaaatattGGAATAAGTGGCGATTTCTCTTGGGTGAATTTAGGATGGTATAAAATGGACCAaattttattcaaatattcagTATTTTTCACGAGAGAT harbors:
- a CDS encoding SAPS family protein (similar to uniprot|P43612 Saccharomyces cerevisiae YFR040W) — its product is MSFWPFGQNFNSSNINGILEEYFHVMHGLENQTQKIAGSKSNNSSTVGTLGATAGAAAPVAVTDDNDLNETKTTTTTYNNDTKRINDNHEKKENAKKKKRQGFAMGFEDRDKDSDVIIGDSNDSDRLEHNVDSHTTDFIDSSKNTIDTSPGSSQHNPRPSLIPTPRRFNGTSDIESTPLKSAASSHPDSLSTTTTSSSSASHLSDEEGPIPLQALSHKFMDEILEETELLNELTRQNNTLLDFVCFGYFYTETGDKVENIAYLIDRLLDCIDKIDDDNDSANLDTVGGNDNVNELDDDDNINEEHRIENRDGSINDEGNNNAVQNIRESATIGSNDSGRGETHNQGDDNEDEDIDTFGNSKGSFENPHEFTSSPHDDSIIPMLDSKLKKKSTFLNKANIISEIFALDIWLISESLVKNTEYLNKIWSILYHPKFTQEKSPLIPIFLKINQNLLLTRQDQYLNFIRTRDNLVIDMLKHIDISLLMDFFLKIVATDKQEAPTGIIELVSEQKLIDHLFAFLVNEKYSADIQACAGDFIKSIIAVSANAPLDEMSIGPNALTREIASEKCIDYLLGCIINERGPALMTAVSITIELIRKNNSDYDQVNLLTTTIKSHPPSMRDPVYLGVMLRKFSENLVNLKQILFDIENDASIPIIKNQMGESYKPLGFERFKVVELIAELLHCSNMGLMNSKKAERIVKERDQVRTELVQQLEDALTDLNIKSKLTADNHNSDSPTELSLDDDIDESFEVPYVNDNQNAKLRSNPTIGDLFKIELYNSQLLPIIIQLFIKYPWNNFWHNVIFDIIQQIFNGRMDFSYNSFLVYALFSNKNAERFATDKTLDDAPIDFQITRDLVLLGYRNSHKFYEKHNTTLGFMGHLVLIAEEIVKFSKVYKVDLISPDIHEVLLDEDWDFYSNDILNDTRIMYSKILGGGDYIEDGNLNGGDIVMGNDQDPTSFSTQMDLHDKLREKLIEKSRQEVDEKNEKNGVIILPAGP
- the EMC4 gene encoding chaperone EMC4 (similar to uniprot|P53073 Saccharomyces cerevisiae YGL231C), producing the protein MVKIYDFLKSEIGLIDKLQEGIMSEDIPQWAKDLKVDKVMRRNSVNGGKLPDPFGIKKLEIEGQKPPKVIDHDAQNRIAKLTAERAWQISSEPLKSVPMNIIMSYMSGNSLQIIPIMTAVMLVSNPIKSILGVKSKFQHLINKDNDVTPPVVAAMIMYVIYQLILMGIGLHKLNSMGLFPTTSSDWLAWQQPTEYLYRTLSI
- the KEG1 gene encoding Keg1p (similar to uniprot|P43614 Saccharomyces cerevisiae YFR042W Protein required for cell viability), which produces MNATRRQQPRRLVVKLYQFFHISSAFLYCALLVRWLVLLPLVSRKYLPGGIHRFLCCLMVYSAVGNILWWIKMRGLAWSIFNRHNLKNINLIYLVAILHFYDDFEHSPLLKNTSYSSFIVGLSFTQMYYHWNRIFKGPSPEPRSSKSLASRLNAFIMIPLLYLSEFYLLLLNTEIDNYHNGPKTVLFNKFVLVVFIPLCLHLYKGFLYK
- the IRC6 gene encoding Irc6p (weakly similar to uniprot|P43615 Saccharomyces cerevisiae YFR043C) encodes the protein MDNHKVLILLPESLEIQEHIAFISTIFQKQYDETESIARDVQWKTKYYETTLDLYIDTYDVLQEWVNDFVSDECKELRDVISGIIFVFKDEDHKPPVECLKNLIDERIEDFTAKFFIGCYFNENVIEEDELYELNSDLLVQNFEIVNWFDKPDPSMDKVGSERIKEIIDVHPWLSHPETLKKNQGQINISPIDLDSFMTKLEQAKERYQTFDDSKEAELFIEKIIDELSDMIV
- the TAN1 gene encoding putative tRNA acetyltransferase (similar to uniprot|P53072 Saccharomyces cerevisiae YGL232W TAN1 Putative tRNA acetyltransferase RNA-binding protein required for the formation of the modified nucleoside N(4)-acetylcytidine in serine and leucine tRNAs but not required for the same modification in 18S rRNA); protein product: MAKRSRKDSKGGIVKRYKVVKSTLDPNTSGIYITCARNKEKAAASEILSIFEEKVEEYYSDELNAMNSASPDGSGSIEIESKEPVTTESKKEISIEEELQQELEGLKNHKTTIVDTKKNKPILEQLDLQTECLVFVKTRKPIVPEKFVHRIIRDLADPHDLRKRTRFVQKLTPITDSCHASMEELAKLCERVLPQHFHKEEMVPVKFAVEINKRNFSTMDKMEMIKYIAGFVGKQGSLEHKVDLKNYDKLVLLQCFKNNIGMCVVDKDYRTDYKKYNVQELFEMKHKNKETTPTTAESAPASTQSNTSK
- the ERJ5 gene encoding Erj5p (similar to uniprot|P43613 Saccharomyces cerevisiae YFR041C ERJ5 Endoplasmic reticulum protein that may function as a cochaperone as suggested by the presence of a DnaJ-like domain) yields the protein MLSSSRPVTYALFLSLFAAVAYCFTRDEIEIFQLQQELHTKYGSNMDFYQFLKLPKLKQSTSAEITKNFKKLAKKYHPDKNPKYRKLYERINLITKLLSDEGHRKTYDYYLKNGFPKYDYKKGGFFFNRVTPSVWFTFFFLYVLAGVIHLVLLKLHNNANKKRIENFVAKVREQDTTNSLGESKLVFKESEDSEDKQLLVRFGEVFVIQPDESLAKISTDDIIDPGINDTLLVKLPKWIWNKTLGKFINIGTSKSQQPNKGSPNKNKRNSKINSKAQ